A region of Burkholderiales bacterium JOSHI_001 DNA encodes the following proteins:
- a CDS encoding aminopeptidase N (PFAM: Peptidase family M1), with product MTPRPPWLYALLAAALSAGGAAQAQQRFRFDTTPGHLSKWVVPSHVALTLDLDPARDSFGGQVRVRLKVRRPVPAIELHANELTADTARLLSAGKARGLRVTPLPATQTWRLEPADGRPIAPGRYQVDIRYRGQVNVAGEGLFGAPHVADGQVQGMLATQLEAIHARRVFPAFDEPSFRSVFEIAVRAPSGLEVASNMAHTGRSEQGSTTLHRFAPTPPMPSYLVSVAVGRFDVLQGRAAGVPLRILTAKGKREQARYAMQVTSQLLPFYTRYFGLPYALPKLDQLAVPSVRWGAMEDWGLISYAENLLLVDAQRSGPRTVQNVFATIAHELAHQWFGNLVTAASWEEIWLNEAFATWMERKATGHFNPDWKLPLQTRRSIDRAMAIDAGAATRAIRSGPVSESAVFDVFDPITYAKGGAVLTMLEQWTGANAFRRGLASYMKERRLSNATAADLWHHIGRASGRDIASVAASWTDQQGLPLVQLRSACIGGRQQVALSQRRFLSLGAGQASPQVWKIPLRLSHGAQVRTLLFDRPEHTVVLGACSPQPVLAQAGGAGFYRLAYDSDSLRALTAGFAALRDTDRATLLSDSFALMQAGQLPMQAYLDLLQALPTVTDASRTMLWSLARTQLAFLDTALAGTAAQARLRALAVGLLAPQLDRLGWAPAAGEDPQTAEWRGGLIELLARFDHAPTVAQAAWAFDDDSAGTQALPAALREPVTLAVGMHADAARFAQLLALLKAARGEEERWLYASALASGRDATRAGQLLDSAHAGLAPPNVSASLPGLVARLSPFGEEAYRHTLVHWQALAAMAGRWDSMKLLPQAASGFHGAEQAARLVEDQKRLAGSAGAAHAAREAEGILLRAAVRQRAADTPALGTGH from the coding sequence ATGACGCCCCGCCCGCCATGGTTGTACGCCCTGCTGGCCGCCGCGCTGTCCGCCGGCGGGGCAGCGCAGGCGCAGCAGCGCTTTCGCTTCGACACCACGCCGGGCCATCTGTCCAAATGGGTCGTGCCGTCGCACGTGGCCTTGACGCTGGACCTGGACCCCGCGCGCGACAGCTTCGGCGGCCAGGTCCGGGTGAGGCTGAAAGTGCGCCGGCCGGTGCCGGCCATCGAATTGCACGCGAACGAATTGACCGCCGACACGGCGCGGCTGCTCAGCGCCGGCAAGGCGCGCGGGCTGCGCGTGACGCCCTTGCCCGCCACGCAGACCTGGCGCCTGGAGCCCGCCGACGGGCGCCCGATCGCGCCGGGCAGGTACCAGGTCGACATCCGCTACCGCGGCCAGGTCAATGTGGCGGGCGAGGGCCTGTTCGGAGCGCCCCATGTCGCCGACGGCCAGGTGCAAGGCATGCTGGCCACGCAGCTGGAAGCCATCCATGCGCGACGGGTCTTCCCGGCCTTCGACGAACCCTCGTTCCGCAGCGTGTTCGAGATCGCGGTGCGTGCGCCGTCGGGCCTGGAGGTCGCGTCCAACATGGCGCACACCGGGCGCAGCGAACAAGGCAGCACCACGCTGCACCGCTTCGCACCCACCCCGCCCATGCCCAGCTACCTGGTCAGCGTGGCCGTCGGCCGATTCGACGTGCTGCAAGGGCGGGCGGCCGGCGTGCCCTTGCGCATCCTCACGGCCAAGGGCAAACGCGAGCAGGCGCGCTATGCCATGCAGGTCACCTCGCAGCTGCTGCCCTTCTACACCCGCTATTTCGGCCTGCCCTATGCCCTGCCCAAGCTGGACCAGCTGGCCGTGCCCAGCGTGCGCTGGGGCGCGATGGAAGACTGGGGCCTGATCTCCTACGCCGAGAACCTGCTGCTCGTCGACGCGCAGCGCAGCGGCCCGCGCACCGTGCAGAACGTCTTTGCCACCATCGCCCACGAGCTGGCCCACCAGTGGTTCGGCAACCTCGTCACCGCGGCGTCTTGGGAAGAAATCTGGCTCAACGAAGCCTTCGCCACCTGGATGGAACGCAAGGCCACAGGCCACTTCAACCCCGATTGGAAGCTGCCGCTGCAAACGCGCCGGTCCATCGACCGTGCGATGGCCATCGACGCCGGCGCCGCCACCCGGGCCATCCGCTCGGGCCCGGTGAGCGAAAGCGCGGTGTTCGACGTCTTCGACCCCATCACCTATGCCAAGGGCGGCGCGGTGCTGACCATGCTGGAACAGTGGACGGGTGCGAACGCCTTCCGCCGCGGCCTGGCGAGCTACATGAAGGAGCGGCGCCTTTCCAATGCCACCGCCGCCGACCTGTGGCACCACATCGGCCGCGCATCGGGCCGGGACATCGCCAGCGTCGCGGCCAGCTGGACCGACCAGCAGGGCCTTCCGCTCGTGCAATTGCGTTCGGCCTGCATCGGCGGGCGGCAGCAGGTGGCGCTGTCGCAACGCCGCTTCCTCAGCCTGGGCGCGGGCCAGGCGTCGCCCCAGGTCTGGAAGATTCCGCTGCGCCTGTCCCATGGCGCGCAGGTGAGGACGCTGCTGTTCGACCGGCCCGAGCACACCGTGGTGCTGGGCGCCTGCAGCCCGCAGCCGGTGCTGGCCCAGGCCGGTGGCGCCGGCTTCTACCGCCTGGCCTACGACAGCGACTCATTGCGCGCCCTGACGGCCGGCTTCGCCGCATTGCGCGACACCGACCGCGCCACCCTGCTGAGCGACAGCTTCGCCTTGATGCAAGCCGGCCAGTTGCCGATGCAGGCCTATCTGGACCTTCTGCAGGCGCTGCCGACGGTGACCGATGCTTCGCGCACCATGCTGTGGTCGCTGGCACGGACGCAGCTGGCCTTCCTGGACACCGCGCTGGCCGGCACAGCGGCGCAAGCGCGGCTGCGGGCGCTGGCCGTCGGCCTGCTGGCACCGCAACTCGACCGCCTGGGCTGGGCGCCCGCGGCCGGCGAAGACCCGCAGACCGCCGAATGGCGCGGCGGCCTGATCGAGCTGCTGGCGCGCTTCGACCACGCCCCCACGGTCGCCCAGGCGGCCTGGGCCTTCGACGACGACAGCGCCGGCACGCAGGCCCTGCCTGCGGCACTGCGCGAACCGGTGACCCTGGCCGTGGGCATGCACGCCGACGCGGCACGTTTCGCGCAACTGCTGGCGCTGCTGAAGGCGGCTCGAGGCGAAGAAGAGCGTTGGCTCTATGCCAGCGCGCTGGCCAGCGGTCGCGACGCCACTCGCGCCGGGCAGTTGCTGGACAGCGCCCATGCCGGCCTGGCGCCGCCGAATGTGTCGGCCAGCCTGCCGGGCCTGGTGGCCCGGCTGTCGCCCTTCGGCGAAGAAGCCTACCGCCACACGCTGGTGCACTGGCAGGCCCTGGCCGCCATGGCGGGCCGCTGGGACAGCATGAAACTGTTGCCGCAGGCCGCATCGGGCTTCCACGGCGCGGAGCAGGCGGCGCGCCTGGTGGAAGACCAGAAGCGCCTGGCCGGCAGCGCCGGCGCCGCGCACGCCGCCCGGGAGGCCGAGGGCATCCTGCTGCGCGCGGCGGTTCGGCAACGCGCGGCGGACACGCCGGCCCTGGGCACGGGCCACTGA
- a CDS encoding response regulator containing a CheY-like receiver domain and an HTH DNA-binding domain (PFAM: Response regulator receiver domain; Bacterial regulatory proteins, luxR family) → MKVLLIDDHPLILTALQTVIKGLGDDVTVAGVGSAAEARAALAHDPDHDLVLLDLALGDADGFDLLAELRAQYPALPVVVVSATERSSDVIRAIDMGAMGFVPKRASQGELFEALRLVMGGGVYIPPMMLGLNAQGRPPTDGDTQPAVMRPAAPESAQHQKAPSMESLGLTPRQTDVLALLLQGLPNKLIARELNLSVETVKDHVAAVLRALNVNSRTQAVLAVSQMTQGAAITWRHSR, encoded by the coding sequence ATGAAAGTGCTGCTGATCGATGACCACCCGCTGATCCTGACCGCGCTGCAGACGGTGATCAAGGGCCTGGGGGACGATGTCACCGTGGCCGGTGTGGGCAGCGCGGCCGAAGCGCGCGCCGCGCTGGCGCACGACCCCGACCACGACCTGGTGCTGCTGGACCTGGCGCTGGGGGACGCCGACGGCTTCGACCTGCTGGCCGAATTGCGCGCGCAGTACCCGGCCCTGCCGGTGGTGGTGGTGTCGGCCACCGAGCGGTCCAGCGACGTGATCCGCGCCATCGACATGGGCGCCATGGGCTTCGTGCCCAAGCGCGCATCGCAGGGTGAGTTGTTCGAGGCGCTGCGCCTGGTGATGGGTGGCGGCGTGTACATCCCGCCCATGATGCTGGGCCTGAACGCGCAGGGCCGCCCGCCCACCGACGGCGACACCCAGCCCGCGGTGATGCGCCCGGCCGCGCCGGAAAGCGCCCAGCACCAGAAGGCGCCCAGCATGGAAAGCCTGGGCCTGACGCCGCGCCAGACCGACGTGCTGGCGCTGCTGCTGCAGGGCCTGCCGAACAAGCTGATCGCGCGTGAACTGAACCTGAGCGTGGAAACCGTGAAGGACCACGTGGCCGCGGTGCTGCGCGCGCTGAACGTGAACTCGCGCACCCAGGCCGTGCTGGCCGTCAGCCAGATGACCCAGGGCGCCGCCATCACCTGGCGACATTCGCGCTGA
- a CDS encoding ATPase involved in chromosome partitioning (PFAM: CobQ/CobB/MinD/ParA nucleotide binding domain) has translation MPVIVVANPKGGVGKSTVATNLAGALAQQRGAQVMLGDVDRQQSSRQWLALRPATVAPIRGWDFDGEQLRVPKGTTHAVLDTPAGLHGKRCDAVLRVATHLIIPLQPSLFDIQATHAFVAELRAHKRGAELKLALLGNRVKDNTISADQLHSFLETLKLPVLGTLRDTQNYVHLAARGLTLWDVAPSRVERDLPQWMPVIDWVNA, from the coding sequence ATGCCGGTGATCGTGGTGGCCAACCCCAAGGGGGGCGTGGGCAAAAGCACGGTGGCGACCAACCTCGCCGGCGCGCTGGCGCAGCAGCGTGGCGCGCAGGTGATGCTGGGCGACGTGGACCGCCAGCAGTCGTCGCGCCAGTGGCTGGCCCTGCGCCCCGCCACCGTGGCGCCCATCCGGGGCTGGGACTTCGACGGCGAACAACTGCGCGTGCCCAAGGGCACCACCCACGCGGTGCTGGACACCCCCGCCGGCCTGCATGGCAAGCGCTGCGACGCGGTGCTGCGCGTGGCCACGCACCTCATCATCCCGCTGCAGCCCAGCCTGTTCGACATCCAGGCCACGCACGCCTTCGTGGCCGAGCTGCGCGCGCACAAGCGCGGGGCGGAGTTGAAGCTGGCGCTGTTGGGCAACCGGGTGAAGGACAACACCATCTCGGCCGACCAGTTGCACAGCTTCCTGGAAACCCTGAAGCTGCCGGTGCTGGGCACCCTGCGCGACACCCAGAACTACGTGCACCTGGCCGCGCGCGGCCTGACGCTGTGGGACGTGGCGCCCAGCCGTGTGGAACGCGACCTGCCGCAGTGGATGCCTGTCATCGATTGGGTCAATGCATGA
- a CDS encoding putative NADPH-quinone reductase (modulator of drug activity B) (PFAM: Flavodoxin-like fold), whose protein sequence is MTVPPASPTSPLARSSAAPVLVLAAHPDLAHSRVNLALQQALSALPGVHLRDLYALYPDYHVDVAAEQAALAASRLVLWLHPIHWYGPTPLLKLWMDEVLSFGWAYGPSGHALVGKDLWLVLSTGGSEHSYHPSGHNRYLMDAFWPPYEQTAALTGLRFLPPLVLHGAHRATDGEIAAHVQTVVQRINTWPDWPEIAEMEPCPQCEAPMGERPEA, encoded by the coding sequence ATGACGGTGCCGCCCGCCTCTCCCACTTCCCCCCTGGCCAGGTCCAGCGCCGCCCCTGTGCTGGTGCTGGCCGCCCACCCCGACCTGGCCCATTCGCGCGTGAACCTGGCGCTGCAGCAGGCCCTGTCCGCCCTGCCCGGCGTGCACCTGCGCGACCTGTATGCGCTGTACCCCGACTACCACGTGGACGTGGCCGCCGAACAGGCCGCACTGGCGGCGTCCCGGCTGGTGCTGTGGCTGCACCCCATCCACTGGTACGGACCGACGCCGCTGTTGAAGCTGTGGATGGACGAGGTGCTGTCCTTCGGCTGGGCCTACGGGCCCAGCGGCCACGCGCTGGTGGGCAAGGACCTGTGGCTGGTGCTGTCCACCGGCGGCAGCGAACACAGCTACCACCCCAGCGGCCACAACCGCTACCTGATGGACGCCTTCTGGCCGCCCTACGAACAAACCGCCGCGCTGACCGGCCTGCGCTTCCTGCCGCCGCTGGTGCTGCACGGCGCGCACCGCGCGACCGACGGAGAAATTGCCGCGCATGTGCAGACCGTGGTCCAGCGCATCAACACCTGGCCCGACTGGCCCGAGATCGCGGAGATGGAACCCTGCCCGCAGTGCGAAGCGCCGATGGGCGAAAGGCCTGAGGCATGA
- a CDS encoding putative oxidoreductase, aryl-alcohol dehydrogenase like protein (PFAM: Aldo/keto reductase family): MKLNPLGKSQLMVSRLCLGTMMFGDQTDAAEAGRIVAHAQEHGVNFIDTADVYTRGASETMVGGLIRAQRHHWVLATKLGNAMTDALPNTSRYSRSWVMRACEDSLRRLGTEHIDIYYLHRDFNGMNLEEPLRALEALLRDGKIRYWGVSNFRGWRIAELVHMARQLNMPGPVVCQPYYNLLNRMPEVEILEACAHHGIGVVPYSPIARGVLRASTRRAKRRRQARGRRARTPASCRPNGAKNRCRSPSAWPPIAPPRVWRWRTSPPPGCWPTGRSARSSPGRARWRSGPIISGRWTARSAPKTRRWWIHWWRPATPARRATTTRPTR, encoded by the coding sequence ATGAAACTGAACCCCCTGGGCAAGAGCCAGCTCATGGTGTCCCGCCTGTGCCTGGGCACCATGATGTTCGGCGACCAGACCGACGCCGCCGAGGCCGGCCGCATCGTGGCCCATGCGCAGGAACATGGCGTGAACTTCATCGACACCGCCGACGTGTACACCCGCGGTGCGTCCGAAACCATGGTGGGCGGGCTCATCCGCGCGCAGCGCCACCACTGGGTGCTGGCCACCAAGCTGGGCAACGCCATGACCGACGCGTTGCCCAACACGTCGCGCTATTCGCGCTCCTGGGTGATGCGCGCCTGTGAAGACAGTCTGCGGCGCCTGGGCACCGAGCACATCGACATCTATTACCTGCACCGTGACTTCAACGGCATGAACCTGGAAGAGCCGCTGCGCGCACTGGAAGCGCTGCTGCGCGACGGCAAGATCCGCTACTGGGGCGTCAGCAACTTCCGCGGCTGGCGCATTGCCGAGCTGGTGCACATGGCGCGCCAGCTGAACATGCCGGGGCCGGTGGTGTGCCAGCCCTACTACAACCTGCTGAACCGGATGCCCGAGGTCGAGATCCTGGAGGCCTGCGCCCACCACGGCATCGGCGTGGTGCCCTACAGCCCGATCGCGCGCGGCGTGCTGCGGGCAAGTACACGCCGGGCGAAGCGCCGCCGCCAGGCTCGCGGGCGGCGCGCCAGGACACCCGCATCCTGCAGACCGAATGGCGCGAAGAATCGCTGCAGATCGCCCAGCGCCTGGCCGCCCATTGCGCCGCCAAGGGTGTGGCGCTGGCGCACTTCGCCACCGCCTGGGTGCTGGCCAACCGGGCGGTCAGCTCGGTCATCGCCGGGCCGCGCACGCTGGCGCAGTGGACCGATTATTTCGGGGCGCTGGACTGCACGCTCAGCGCCGAAGACGAGGCGCTGGTGGATTCATTGGTGGCGCCCGGCCACCCCAGCACGCCGGGCTACAACGACCCGGCCTACCCGCTGA
- a CDS encoding acyl dehydratase (PFAM: MaoC like domain): MKVFASLDEFAAQVGQDVGVSDWITVTQARIDQFAQATGDHQWIHVDTGKAKDGPFGRTIAHGFLTLSLLPEMGASAMQVDGVRMGINYGLNKVRFPAPVPEGSRLRGRFKMLACDAIEGGVQITLECTMEREGSDKPVCVAESLSRRYR, translated from the coding sequence ATGAAAGTTTTTGCCAGCCTCGACGAGTTTGCCGCCCAGGTGGGCCAGGACGTGGGCGTGTCCGACTGGATCACGGTGACGCAGGCGCGCATCGACCAGTTTGCGCAGGCCACCGGCGACCACCAGTGGATCCACGTGGACACCGGGAAGGCCAAGGACGGCCCCTTCGGCCGCACCATCGCCCACGGCTTCCTCACCCTGTCGCTGCTGCCCGAGATGGGTGCGTCGGCCATGCAGGTGGACGGCGTGCGCATGGGCATCAACTACGGGCTGAACAAGGTGCGCTTCCCGGCCCCGGTGCCGGAAGGCAGCCGGCTGCGCGGGCGCTTCAAGATGCTGGCCTGCGACGCCATCGAAGGCGGCGTGCAGATCACGCTGGAATGCACCATGGAGCGCGAGGGCAGCGACAAGCCCGTCTGCGTGGCCGAATCGCTGTCGCGCCGCTACCGCTAG
- a CDS encoding transporter, monovalent cation:proton antiporter-2 (CPA2) family (PFAM: TrkA-N domain; Sodium/hydrogen exchanger family~TIGRFAM: transporter, monovalent cation:proton antiporter-2 (CPA2) family) produces MTGWLGSSLVYLGAAVIAVPLARALGLGSIIGYLVAGIAIGPYGLKLVTDPAAMLHFAEFGVVLMLFLVGLELEPQRLWALRRPIFGWGGAQLLGSAALIGLAGWAVGADARLATVAGLGLAMSSTAIGLGVLAERNLMATTSGQSVLSVMLFQDIAAIPILALLPLLAVGGAAADGGNHWLEAGKALGVVAAIVFGGRLLLRPALRWIARSDTPEIFTAAALLLVVATAALMASVGLSMALGAFLAGVLLAESEYRRELETDIEPFKGLLLGLFFIAVGMSIDFRVVAAQPATVAAVVLGFLLLKVGVLMVVARAMPIPLGERPVFNLMLAQGGEFGFVVFQAGAQGGAISADASSMLVAAVALSMLLTPLLLVAVDRWLAPRLAAAGGGPQLAEISEPQAAPVILAGFGRYGQIIGRLLFANGLSATVLDHDADQVEATRRFGWKVFYGDATRLDLLRVAGAAEARILVVAIDDVEQSLALVDLAREHFPQLTIVARARNATHWVELHRRGVAFIERETLDSALASGRSVLEQLGWHPHRARSVALNFRRHSVAQLQAMAPHMGDQAKLVALSKAGRQQLEELMAQEREMARQRRGGWQAGADAPARPEQAGPEDAARNPPEAR; encoded by the coding sequence ATGACCGGCTGGCTGGGATCTTCTTTGGTTTACCTGGGCGCGGCGGTGATTGCCGTGCCCCTGGCCCGCGCGCTGGGCCTGGGCTCCATCATCGGCTACCTGGTCGCGGGCATCGCCATCGGCCCCTATGGCCTGAAGTTGGTCACCGACCCGGCGGCCATGCTGCATTTTGCCGAGTTCGGCGTGGTGCTGATGCTGTTCCTGGTGGGGCTGGAACTGGAACCCCAGCGCCTGTGGGCGCTGCGCCGGCCCATCTTCGGCTGGGGTGGGGCGCAGCTGCTGGGGTCGGCCGCCTTGATCGGCCTGGCCGGCTGGGCCGTCGGGGCCGACGCCCGCCTGGCCACCGTGGCCGGCCTGGGCCTGGCGATGTCGTCCACCGCCATCGGCCTGGGCGTGCTGGCCGAGCGCAACCTGATGGCCACCACCTCGGGCCAGAGCGTGCTGTCGGTGATGCTGTTCCAGGACATCGCGGCCATCCCCATCCTGGCCCTGCTGCCGCTGCTGGCGGTGGGCGGTGCCGCGGCCGATGGCGGCAACCATTGGCTGGAAGCCGGCAAGGCCCTGGGCGTGGTCGCGGCCATCGTGTTCGGCGGCCGGCTGCTGCTGCGACCGGCGCTGCGCTGGATCGCCCGCAGCGACACCCCCGAGATCTTCACCGCCGCCGCCCTGCTGCTGGTGGTGGCCACCGCGGCGCTGATGGCCAGCGTGGGGCTGTCGATGGCGCTCGGCGCCTTCCTGGCCGGCGTGCTGCTGGCCGAAAGCGAATACCGGCGCGAGCTGGAAACCGACATCGAACCCTTCAAGGGCCTGCTGCTGGGCCTGTTCTTCATTGCCGTGGGCATGAGCATCGACTTCCGCGTGGTGGCCGCCCAGCCCGCCACCGTGGCCGCGGTGGTGCTGGGCTTCCTGCTGCTGAAGGTGGGCGTGCTGATGGTGGTGGCGCGCGCCATGCCCATCCCGCTGGGTGAGCGACCGGTGTTCAACCTGATGCTGGCCCAAGGCGGCGAGTTTGGCTTCGTGGTCTTCCAGGCCGGCGCGCAGGGCGGGGCCATTTCGGCGGACGCGTCGTCCATGCTGGTGGCGGCCGTGGCCTTGTCCATGCTGTTGACGCCGCTGCTGCTGGTGGCGGTGGACCGCTGGCTGGCGCCGCGCCTGGCCGCGGCCGGCGGTGGGCCTCAGCTGGCCGAGATCAGCGAACCACAGGCCGCACCGGTAATCCTGGCGGGTTTCGGCCGCTATGGGCAGATCATCGGCCGCCTGCTTTTCGCCAATGGCCTGAGTGCCACCGTGCTGGACCACGACGCCGACCAGGTGGAAGCCACGCGCCGCTTCGGCTGGAAGGTGTTCTACGGCGACGCCACGCGCCTGGACCTGCTGCGCGTGGCCGGTGCGGCCGAGGCGCGCATCCTGGTGGTGGCCATCGACGACGTGGAACAAAGCCTGGCCCTGGTGGACCTGGCGCGCGAACACTTCCCGCAATTGACGATCGTGGCGCGCGCGCGCAACGCCACGCACTGGGTGGAACTGCACCGGCGCGGCGTGGCCTTCATCGAACGCGAAACCCTGGATTCGGCCCTGGCCAGCGGACGCAGCGTGCTGGAGCAACTGGGCTGGCACCCGCACCGCGCGCGCAGCGTGGCGCTGAACTTCCGCCGCCACAGCGTGGCGCAGCTGCAGGCCATGGCGCCGCACATGGGCGACCAGGCCAAGCTGGTGGCCCTGAGCAAGGCCGGCCGCCAGCAGCTGGAAGAGCTGATGGCGCAGGAGCGCGAGATGGCCCGGCAGCGCCGCGGCGGCTGGCAAGCCGGCGCGGACGCGCCCGCGCGGCCCGAGCAGGCCGGGCCGGAGGACGCCGCGCGAAACCCGCCCGAGGCGCGGTGA
- a CDS encoding signal transduction histidine kinase (PFAM: Histidine kinase-, DNA gyrase B-, and HSP90-like ATPase; Response regulator receiver domain; His Kinase A (phosphoacceptor) domain) produces MTDARERAHEVSVAAQRAAATVLVPQGRAPLTDTVRALFAYIGTTLMGNALGGVLLLLLFLGTAPPTTLLAWAAAFGAVLAFRSWAGHGFRRNPPADEAGAQAWLLRWNLGALASGAVWGSASWLFFGLGSTPQMLALLLIVNSMCYGAIPLLAAQRKVFIAFVILAFVPAMVAVAIRLGPPGWPLVGLMVVIFIMSVVLGGSFNRMFEDMVELKIRAQRLLEQLREEKAAAEAARREAEAANRAKTQFFAAASHDLRQPLHAMGLFAEALRGKSQDVEVVQLVNSINGSVDALEGLFSELLDITKIDSGGVEVQPLDFRLDEVLRKLKLHFEPVAFEKGLALRLRGGRHAALADPLLVERILRNLTSNAIRYTEDGTVLVSVRQRGDKLLLQVWDSGPGIAPADLERVFEEFVQLDHSARDLSPNQRKGLGLGLSIVKRLAQLMNAPLSVRSTPGRGTVFTLELPRGKPPKPGQPQPGSRAPLGLTLAKRHIVMVEDDEAVNRGLQVLLQGWGAEVSAFDSVAACQRWLDSAPAGSPAPDLAIVDYRLESGHTGIEALAAIRKRFGAPVPAIMVTGSMMTGHESEAQQNDFHLLLKPVVPNKLRAMIAFKLGMR; encoded by the coding sequence ATGACCGACGCCCGCGAACGGGCCCACGAAGTCTCGGTGGCCGCGCAGCGCGCCGCCGCCACGGTGCTGGTGCCGCAGGGCCGCGCGCCGCTGACCGACACGGTGCGGGCGCTCTTTGCCTACATCGGCACCACGCTGATGGGCAATGCGCTGGGCGGGGTTCTGCTGCTGCTGCTGTTCCTGGGCACCGCGCCACCCACCACCCTGCTGGCCTGGGCGGCGGCCTTCGGGGCGGTGCTGGCCTTCCGCAGCTGGGCCGGCCACGGCTTCCGGCGCAACCCGCCGGCCGACGAGGCCGGGGCCCAGGCCTGGCTGCTGCGCTGGAACCTCGGCGCGCTGGCCTCGGGCGCGGTGTGGGGCAGCGCGTCCTGGCTGTTTTTCGGGCTGGGCAGTACGCCGCAGATGCTGGCGCTGCTGCTCATCGTCAACAGCATGTGCTACGGCGCCATCCCGCTGCTGGCGGCGCAGCGCAAGGTGTTCATTGCCTTCGTCATCCTGGCCTTCGTGCCCGCCATGGTGGCCGTGGCCATCCGCCTGGGACCGCCGGGCTGGCCGCTGGTGGGCCTGATGGTGGTGATCTTCATCATGTCGGTGGTGCTGGGCGGCAGCTTCAACCGCATGTTCGAAGACATGGTGGAGCTGAAGATCCGCGCCCAGCGCCTGCTGGAGCAGCTGCGCGAAGAAAAGGCTGCGGCGGAGGCCGCGCGCCGCGAGGCCGAAGCCGCCAACCGCGCCAAGACCCAGTTCTTCGCCGCCGCCAGCCACGACCTGCGCCAGCCGCTGCACGCCATGGGCCTGTTCGCCGAAGCGCTGCGCGGCAAGAGCCAGGACGTGGAGGTGGTGCAGCTGGTCAACAGCATCAACGGTTCGGTGGATGCGCTGGAAGGCCTGTTCTCCGAACTGCTGGACATCACCAAGATCGACAGCGGCGGCGTGGAAGTGCAGCCGCTGGACTTCCGCCTGGACGAGGTGCTGCGCAAGCTGAAGCTGCACTTCGAGCCGGTGGCCTTCGAGAAGGGCCTGGCGCTGCGCCTGCGCGGCGGCCGCCACGCGGCCTTGGCCGATCCGCTGCTGGTGGAGCGCATCCTGCGCAACCTCACCAGCAACGCCATCCGCTACACCGAGGACGGCACGGTGCTGGTCAGCGTGCGCCAGCGCGGCGACAAGCTGCTGCTGCAGGTGTGGGACAGCGGCCCCGGCATCGCCCCGGCCGACCTGGAGCGCGTGTTCGAAGAATTCGTCCAGCTGGACCACAGCGCCCGCGACCTGTCACCGAACCAGAGGAAGGGCCTGGGCCTGGGCCTGTCCATCGTGAAGCGCCTGGCCCAGCTGATGAATGCGCCGCTGAGCGTGCGCTCCACGCCGGGCCGCGGCACCGTGTTCACCCTGGAACTGCCGCGCGGCAAGCCGCCGAAACCGGGCCAGCCCCAGCCCGGCAGCCGCGCGCCCCTGGGCCTGACCCTGGCCAAGCGCCACATCGTGATGGTGGAAGACGACGAAGCGGTGAACCGCGGCCTGCAGGTGCTGCTGCAGGGCTGGGGCGCCGAGGTCAGCGCCTTCGACAGCGTGGCCGCCTGCCAGCGCTGGCTGGACAGCGCGCCCGCCGGCAGCCCCGCGCCCGACCTGGCCATCGTGGACTACCGGCTGGAAAGCGGCCACACCGGCATCGAGGCCCTGGCCGCCATCCGCAAGCGCTTCGGCGCCCCGGTGCCCGCCATCATGGTCACCGGCAGCATGATGACCGGCCACGAAAGCGAAGCCCAGCAGAACGACTTCCACCTGCTGCTCAAGCCGGTGGTGCCGAACAAGTTGCGGGCGATGATCGCGTTCAAGCTGGGCATGCGCTAG